The region TAACCATTACTGATGAGTACTCTAAGAACACATTCTATGCCATGCCTGACGGGTACACTGCTTTCACATACTATACCACGACTGACGGGTACACTGCTTACTCATTCTATACCATGACTGATGGGTACACTGCTTACTCATTCTATACCATGACTGACGGGTACACTGCTTACTCACTCTATACCATGACTGACGAGTACACTGACCACACACTCTATACCATGACTGACGGGTACACTGACCACACATTCTATACCATGCCTGACGGGTACACTGCTTTCACATACTATACCACAACTGACGAGTACACTGCTTACTCATTCTATACCATGACTGACGGGTACACTGCTTACTCATTCTATACCATGACTGACGAGTACACTGCTTACTCATTCTATACCATGACTGACGGGTACACTGCTTACTCATTCTATACCATGACTGACGGGTACACTGCTTACTCATTCTATACCATGACTGACGGGTACACTGCTTACTCATTCTATACCATGACTGACGGGTACACTGCTTACTCATTCTATACCATGACTGACGAGTACACTGCTTACTCATTCTATACCATGACTGACGAGTACACTGCTTACTCATTCTATACCATGACTGACGGGTACACTGCTTACTCATTCTATACCATGACTGACGGGTACACTGCTTACTCATTCTATACCATGACTGACGAGTACACTGCTTACTCATTCTATACCATGACTGACGGGTACACTGCTTACTCATTCTATACCATGACTGACGGGTACACTGCTTACTCATTCTATACCATGACTGACGGGTACACTGCTTACTCATTCTATACCATGACTGATGAGTACACTGACCACACACTCTATACCATGACTGACGGGTACACTGACCACACATTCTATACCATGCCTGACGGGTACACTGCTTACTTATTTTATACCACGCCTGACGGGTACActgcttttacattttatacCATGACTGATGGGTACACTGACTACACATTCTATATCACGCCTGATGGGTACTCTGATGGGGACTGACTGGTACACAAGTTGGCTTACAAATACACACCTCATCTCCCAGACTACAGTGAACAACTGACAGGACTTACAGGCACAGCAGCCGCACCGCCTGACaggtacactgtatggacaaaagtattgggacgccccttgaACCTGGAAGAATGtgtgtgagaagcttctcagaagagcggcagTCGTTTTATCTCTGTttcaatagcatttgtttttaaaatgggacgtccagtgagctcacggtcaggcgtccgaatacttttgaccgtatAGCGTATGTAGACGAAGTTGATGTTGAGATAACGCAGCATCGTATGAACACACGCGGCGAATCAGCGGCATATCTGATGCGAACTTCTTGTCAGGTTCATGAATGTCGACGACCTCCCGCGTTGCCGTGctcaaaataaatcatttaggacgacgtgtgtgtgtgtgtgtgtgtacgtgtgtgtgtgtgatgcgtCTTCGAAAAACATTTCCTGCACTTGCATTTGCATCAGAGACCCGAGCTCGGCGATGGTGACCGTCGCAGAGGCAACAGTTGCCAGGGAAACATCGCCGTGGGAATGGGAGGAGATGCCAGGGCTGGAGCTGAAGCGTgggcatgcatgtgtgtgtgtgtgtgtgtgagtctttTTTAGTTTGACGGAGCTGCAAATACACTAGCAAATGGACCAGCGAAGATGCCGCGGCACCTTTGATGCGCTCCGGCTCAATTATCGGAAGGCGTGTTGCCGGGACAACGGGGTGTCGACACGGTGCACCGGTGATTCTCGGCACCGCTAATGGGTGTCGTTCCGAGAACGGGCGGAGATCTCGTTCTTCTCTCACGTCCCCGAATCCAGAGAATCCGGGCTTAACGAACCCACACGACATCAAACGCCCCTGCAGGGGGTCAGAACCGGACCTGCCGAAATTAATTACACTCATTTATGTaacactaattcatcaaaagtatctggacacccgaccgtgagcttgttcCACGTTCCCTTCCAAAACCACAGGCTTTATTTTGGAGTCGGTCCCTCTTTGCAGCAGCTGTAACAACCTCCAATCTCCTAGAAAGGCTTCCAACAACATTTCGGAGTGTGCCcgtgggaatctgtgcctacTTAGTCAAAGGAGCAccagtgaggtcaggcactcacGCTGATGAGAACTTCGACTCCAATCTGTTTTCCAATTATTCAGGGTGTTCAGCAGAACTGAGGTCAGgagcaggtcactggagttcctcctcTACACTAAACCCATCAGACTCCGTCCCTGAGGACCCAGCGTCCACGTACGGGGACAGGAAACGGCCAAACAACCTCTGTCAATTATAAAGCAAATAATTCACtttgtttaaatgatttttttacacctgttggATACAGATGTGGCTTAAACAGCCgcagtccacatatttttggcaacATGGCTGAACATGACTTAAGATTTTCTCTGGTTTATCACTAATAATACTGAAAACTACCAATAATTAACTAAATACAACCACACTATTAATAAAGTGTCCACAAATTAATGACCTGAACACTTAACACAAGTAAACTAAACTAACACAAATGATCTAACTAAACACAAACTACACTAAACTAACACTAACAAACTGACCACACAGAGAACCaataaacaaagacactaaaaaaaacacaaataaaccaaccaaacacaaactaaactaaccaaatacaaataaactaaactaacaaaacactaataaactaaccaaacaaaacacaaactaaccaaacacaaactaaactaaccaaacaaaacacaaataaaccaaccaaacacaaactaaactaaCCACACACAAAAACtaaccaaacaaaaataaaataaactacttaaacaaaactaaactaaccaaacacaaataaactAACCAAACACAAGTAAACtaaccaaacacaaataaactaacctaaccaaaccaaacacaaataaactAAAGGCAAATAAACTAAACTAACCAAACACCAAACTAAACTACCACATATAAACTGACCAAACACTAACAAACTAcctaaactaagctaaacaaacacaaataaactaaataaagtttaataaagtaaaaaactgAACATTCTGGATAATCTGGAAGTAACATTAACATAAATTAACTacctaaaaaagaaataaaacctcctaaaccaaacaaactaCCAACATTAAATCAGCTGAACACGCTACTGgaacagcagcagattgttcacgTCAAGAGTGTCAAATATTTTATAGTCAGATAACCGAAACATGTATCGTATATATAGTTAATCATGGTTTAGTATCATTTACCCTCCTGTCCTGTATGGGTTCAGCACGTTGTACTGGGGAACAATAAAAGCCTTCGCTAAGcatcaaaaatataaatgaatcacGCAGCAGAATCTGAATGTtcaaaagaaaagagacacCAGCAGGTTTCATGTTCGTTTCCCGTTTTCATGTGCCATAATTCTTTTTAATTCCATCCTCTTCTAAATAGAACAGCTCTCGCCGTAACGACTTCGCTAATCAgagtaacaataacaatattacaATAAAGAGAACTCCAGTtcagaaataataaacaaaagaatataaaataaaaccaaaaaatcAAACGAGATCAAAACAAATCATGAGAGACACAGAATATCAGAACAGGTCTGTTTCTTTAGAAAGAGCTTCTATAATTCTatcattcttttatttactcGTCCTTGTTTGGGTTATAAAAAGCCGCCGGACTCCGTCTCGCGCGTCCTTCTTACCTTCTGGACGAGTCTCTCGGGCGCTAAAAGTCTCCGCCCGGGAATCAACCCGAAAATCCGTCGTAGCGCCCGGCGTTCCGCTACCACGggggaaaaatataaatatattctgCCTCCTGGTGGAGGTGGTACGGTAGAAAACGTCGCGGGAATCGTTTCAAAAAAGAGCCACGTTTATTTAGAGGctctatgtttgtttgtttgtttgttgtttataaattttattgtatttttattatttaagtcgCTGCTTGGTCTCAGAGGCGGCGCTGAGAATAAACGCTGCGGCTAGCACGATGAAATACAAACATCAGCTCCGGGATACGAAAGGAACCCggaataaaatgaaaactgatgataataataataataaacaaaacactgatcgGACGTAGAAGCGTTTCTGTGGTTGGAATAACGCTCGTGGTAACAGAGGGACGGTGGCGTAAATCATCACTTCATCCGTGTAGCAGCAAGAAACGGAAATAATATAAAAGATTCACATTTTTGCTTTCTAGAACTGTATTAGCGTCGTGGTTAGAATAGTCCGTGTTGGCGGTTCTTCCTCGTAGTCCGGACAGCCGGCGGGTGAAACGTCCGGTCCGTTAATTCCGCAGAGCGAAACGCGACTCGCCTTGAACGACCCTGTTAGTAAGAACGCAACGAGAAAAAGGAAAGGATCTGTGGGACTAAAAAGAAGTCAGAGACGCGCCCCGGGCGGAGCAAGATAAAAAGTTTAGACGTTTTCGAGTCTCAAAGCTTGCTCGGTCACGGGCGTGGGCGCGTGATGCCTCCGAAGTCGTGGCCTTCGCTCAAACGTAGAATGTAAAGATTCTccataattataatttattcctCTGGATGAAAATAGATTTATATATCGTGTTTACTCTCACAGTCGGTTTGAAGACGTTTAGATCCTCGTTTGCCCTTTAGGTTCCTTTAGTTCCCTGTAGGTTCCCTTTAGGTTCTCGTTAAGTTCCTTTTAAATTTCTTTTAGGTTCCTTTAGGTTCCCTGTAGGTCCTTTAGGTTCCATGTAGGTTCCCTTTAGGTTCCCTGTAGGTTCCCTGTAGGTTCCCGTTAAGTTCCCGTTATGTTCCCTTAAGTTCCCTGTATGTTCCCTTTAGGTTCTCGTTAAGTTCCTTTTAAATTCCCTTTAGGTTTCCGTTAGGTTCCTGTAGGTTCCCTTTAAATTCCTCGCACACTTCCCTTGACCCCCAGGAGGTCTTTTACAAAAACGAAGCCCTCAACACAGTGCTGGTCTGTCTAATCCATCATAAACGTGATCCTCCGCCGTCCCTACAGCCGAAATAATCTCAACAGCgtcgtatatacatatacagaacgCACCTAcgctctatatatctatatttattcctatagaaatgtttaaaatgctcGCCAGTGCTCGTTTCTGGCACGTAATCGCAGATCGAATTGTACCGATCGATTAAAACAGAACCGAGTGATCTGACGTCGACTCAGAGTGAGATTTAAAGACGAAAAACAAAACTGTGTCGGCCCGCAGCTAAGTCTTGTCGTGTCGATAATACGTCCAACAACGCCGGGTCGACCCTCCTCGTTACTCCTGAGAACAACTAACCAGGACCAGACAGTGAGAGCACCTCATCCGTCTCCCCGGAGTCCGGAGTCACCTTCCTAAATTCCTCCCTCACTCTGTCCTACATCCTTCCCCTCTCTCTCAGATCTGAGTCTCCTGGACGTTCTCCTTGGAGCCGCTCTTGAAGAGCAAAGGCTCGATCTGTGGGTTGGGTCCTTTACTCATCAGGCCTTTCAGAGATCCGTGAATGCCCAGAGTGGGCAGCGGCATGGAGGAGGGGATGGAGCTCACCGTTACAGGAACCTGAGAGCAGGGAATCTGCATGGTGGGGATCTGCGAGCaggggttgttgttgttgttgagccCCATCCCGGGGCCTCCGGAGAGTCCCAGGCTCATCAGGTTGTTGTTGAAGTGATGGGGCTTGTAGTAGTGGTTCAGGTGGTCCGTCCGAGCCAGGTTGGGCAGGTTGACGATCTCCGGGTGATGCAGGCGCAGGCTCCCGGCGCCCGATCCGACCTGGGGCATGGTGGACCCGCCGGAGATCCCGCTCCCTCGGACGCTGGCGTTGGCGCCGATCTCGTCCTCCACGTTGATGATCTCGATGGCCCGGGCTGGTCCGTGGTGCTTGTGCAGCTGGTGCTGTTTCCGCAGCTTGTAGAAGACCACTAGCATGACCGCCGCCATGAAGGTGATGGCCACGAAACAGCCGATGATGATCTTGGTGGTCTTCATGACGTCGTCCAGGCCGGAGGGGTAGCTGGGCTCGGAGACGGCGACCGTGAACGTGTGTTTGGTCGCTCGAGGGGAGGACGACGAGCCGAGAACCGACAGGGAGGAGGCGGTCGTCGGGATGACGTCGTGCCACAGGCGGCCGGAAGGCGTTGGACCGGGGATGTGGATGATGGTCTCGTTGATGGAACGCGGGGTCGAATCCTCGTCTCCGGTCGATTCGACGGTCTCCACGGTCACAGTGGTGAAGTAGGTGTAGTTGACGCTGGTGTCTGCAGCGGTAACGTTCAGGACGGCGGTCGCTGTGGTGTTGCCGGCGGAGTTGGTCACCATGCAGGTATACTGGCCCGTGTCACGCAGGGTGACGTTTGTGAAGTTCAGTGTGCCGTCGTGGAGCACGGAGATCCGGACACGGTACGACCCATGGGTCATCAGGGTGCCGTTGGGCGTGATCCAGTTGACCGACGTCATGGAGGTTCCGGTGCGGCATTTGAGCTCGGCGGCCATCCCTTCGGTTACGTTGAGGTCGGTCGGAGGCTCTACGATAACAGGGGCGTAGCAGGTGAAATGGCTCTGGTCCAGCTCGCCGATGTATTTGCCCTTCAGGTAGGGTGGCGCGTGGCAGCGGGCGCAGCAGGTCGTGTTACTCGGTACGGTTTCCTTTAGCCACCAGCTCAGCCACAGCACGTCGCAGTTACAAACCCAGGGATTGTGGTTCAGATGAACCCGCTCCAGCTTCTGCAGGGGTGTGAAAAGGTCATGAGGGAGCGAGTGCAGGGAATTGTGGGACAGGTTGAGCTCCTCCAGGCTCTTCAGGTCGTCGAAGGCGTTGCGTTCGATGACGGTCATCTGCGAGTGCATCAGCCAGAGCTTGCGCAGAGACTCCAGGCCCTGGAAGGATCCGGGTCTTATGATCTCCAGCCTGTTCCCGGAGAGCTCCAGCTCCTCAAGTCGGACCAGGGGCGTCAGGTTGGGGATGTCCTTCAGGCCGCACATGCCCAGGTTCAAGTAGCGCAGGTTGACCAGGCCGACGAAGGCGGCGTCCGAGATGTAGTCCAGCTTTTTAAGCTCGCCCAGGTCGAGGCGGCGCAGGGAGGGCACGCGGTGGAAGGCATAGCCTGGCAGGGTCTCGATGGGGTTGTTGCGCAGCCAGAGCTCCCGGAGCTTGCTGAGATACTCGAACGCCTGCGACGGCACCAGCGTCAGCCGGTTGTCGAACAGCTCCAGGGTGTTGAGGTTCGGAAGGCCGTTGAAGGCACCCACCTCGATCTGACGGATCTGGTTCTTGGAGAGCTGGAGGATCTCCAGGTGCCTCAGGTGCTTGAAGGTGTCCGAGCGAATCACCTGGAGGGGAGAAGAATCAGCTCTAGGTTAGTTTAGGCTGAATTAATTGgttagtatttaattatttgtacatttgtagGACACACTGCTGTCACAATTAAAGAATCGTATTAATTATTAAGAACCAGACTGGCGTATTCTGCTATAGCCCTCCAGATCAAACTCTCCCCAAAACGACGTGGCTAAAAGACAGAGAAATATCTTCGCTTCACTAAACCTCTCCCGAGACGTGACGGAGGGTGACCGCACATCAAAAATCCCTGCAATTTCACATGTCTGAGACTCGGAGCGAGCTGGCAGGTCGTCGACAGCCCGAGCCGCTCTCCGC is a window of Trichomycterus rosablanca isolate fTriRos1 chromosome 22, fTriRos1.hap1, whole genome shotgun sequence DNA encoding:
- the lrrc4ba gene encoding leucine-rich repeat-containing protein 4B, with the protein product MRITTVTGLPSPAPCLLLLAHLLLRLLLLGQDVAGATSTCPAPCSCSNQASRVICTRRNLDEVPENISNNTRYLNLQENSIQVIRSDTFKHLRHLEILQLSKNQIRQIEVGAFNGLPNLNTLELFDNRLTLVPSQAFEYLSKLRELWLRNNPIETLPGYAFHRVPSLRRLDLGELKKLDYISDAAFVGLVNLRYLNLGMCGLKDIPNLTPLVRLEELELSGNRLEIIRPGSFQGLESLRKLWLMHSQMTVIERNAFDDLKSLEELNLSHNSLHSLPHDLFTPLQKLERVHLNHNPWVCNCDVLWLSWWLKETVPSNTTCCARCHAPPYLKGKYIGELDQSHFTCYAPVIVEPPTDLNVTEGMAAELKCRTGTSMTSVNWITPNGTLMTHGSYRVRISVLHDGTLNFTNVTLRDTGQYTCMVTNSAGNTTATAVLNVTAADTSVNYTYFTTVTVETVESTGDEDSTPRSINETIIHIPGPTPSGRLWHDVIPTTASSLSVLGSSSSPRATKHTFTVAVSEPSYPSGLDDVMKTTKIIIGCFVAITFMAAVMLVVFYKLRKQHQLHKHHGPARAIEIINVEDEIGANASVRGSGISGGSTMPQVGSGAGSLRLHHPEIVNLPNLARTDHLNHYYKPHHFNNNLMSLGLSGGPGMGLNNNNNPCSQIPTMQIPCSQVPVTVSSIPSSMPLPTLGIHGSLKGLMSKGPNPQIEPLLFKSGSKENVQETQI